The genomic DNA ATTGCGTCATTTGCGCGCTCCCGGTCAGGGTTGCTGTCGTGTCGCCCGTGACAGAGGCGGTAAATGAAGCGGACGGCGTGGGTTCCGGGGCGCCGGATCCGTCACACCCAGATGTGAATGGCAATGCGACAACGAAGAGAAAAGCTAGCGCGGTATGGCGTAGGATTTGAACCGAGCGTGTCATAACAGAGACCTGCCGGGAACGAGGATTGGTGACGGATCGGGAATGATACTAGAGACGGGTACAGCGCGGCTTCTTAATCCACACCCCGTAGACATCACGGTACACCCGCCAAGATACAACTCGACGTTGCAATAAAAAAACCATTTTAATGACGCAATGTAGTCAATACACAGTGCTTCATTCCTTTGACCACGATGCTACTGGCACGTAAAAGGCATAGCGCGCGACGACTCGGAGTGGTACTCTCGTGCTGAACTCGTTTCTCCACCGGCGCCCCCTTATCTTTGTTTTGACGAATCGAGCTTGCGGTTCCCCCGTCGATCGCCCCGTACCGTGACGGCACGAACGAAGTCTCGGAGCTTTATCCCCTTCTGCTCTCTCCAGATGTACGCAGTTATGACTCGACGTATCTCGTTTTACTCAGCGAGCCTGATCTTACTCCTCTTCGCAACCGCTCTTGCTGGCTGTGTCAGCACGAAGGAGCGGTATCAACGCGTTCAGAAATACGAGAAACAAGGAAAGCCGGTCGCAGCGGCCTTCGAGATGGTGAAGGTGCTGGACGATGATTCGAGCTGGCCGAATGGTCGGCAAGAGCTGAACGAACTGGCGCAGGCCGGAATGGACATGCTGATGGAAACCTCGCGCCAGAAGCTGTCGCAGAACGCTCCCCTCGACGCCCTGGGCGCACTTGACCGAATTGACAACCTCCGGTCTGCATGCCGCTCCGTTTCTGTTTCCGTCAACGAACCGACGGGGTATCGATCGCTTCGACGGGAAGCGGTGGACGAATCATTTGCCTATCTAATGGACCGCGGGGAGAATGCAGAAACGGACGGGCGATGGTCCGTAGCAGCGGACGCCTACGAGAATGCCCGAGAGTTTGCACCGACGAACGAAGCGCTCCGTGAGATCGACGCACGTCAGGCCGATGTGTACATGGCCTGGGCCGAGATGGACATGGATCAGGGGGCGTATCGATCCGCCTTCGACCGAGCAGATGTCGCTGCCAGCTACGTGTCCGAGGCGAGTCCGATGATCGAAAATGTCGAGGCCCTGCAGGACGCCGCCGTCGCGCGTGGAACGAAGGTGACGGCATTCCTTCCCCTCTGGCAGACTCGCCAGGCCGGTGCCGCGTTGCCACCGGACTTCCTCCGGGAAGTCAACGATGTCCTCAACCTCCGCTATTGGTCTAAGCCCCCGATCTTTATCGCCTCCGTCCCGCCGGTGCCAACGCGCAGGGCGGTGCGCCGTGATGACCTTGACCGAACCATCCTCTCCCGAAAACAGGCGTCACGCATCGGACGCATCCTGGAATCGGACCTTGTGGTCACAGGCGAAATTGTGGAATTTCGGGAGGAGCGCGATGACATCGAAAGCGTCACGCAGACCGCCCAGTGGTCGGTGTCCACTCCCGACGGCCGGGAAGCGACCCGAGGGCGCTCCGGGACCGGTCCGAGGGACACCACATTCGTCGTCAAAGAATACGACCGAGAGCTTTACGCGACGATAGAGATCCGCGTCATCGACACACGATCCGGGCGCACGTTATCCGCGAACACGATTGGCGTTGATGTCGAAGACCGGATGGTACGCGGCGAATTTTCGGGCGACTGGCGAAACCTTGACCTGAGCGGGATGGAGCTGAGTCTTTTCCACCCGGAGGACCTGCGAGCACAGGAACGCGAGCTCGAACTTAAACTGGCCGATGCGCTGGCCGATGCGGTTGCCCGCGAAACGTTCGATGACCTCGTTCAGACGATTCGGTAGACGGATTCGGGATTGGGGATTGAGAATTCTGGACTCCGGATTGAGGATTCCGGGTTGAGGGCTAGCTACCGGACTGTTTGATTTCCCACCGGAATATCTTCGTATGTCATCGAGAAACAGACCTTGTACGTCTCATGCGTCTCGGGAATGAGGCGTTATCCTCGAACATGACGCACTCTCACACTCACATACCCCCATCCTCCCGTCCATTTCGGAGCAGCCGCGCCGCGGAATACTGAAATGACATACCCCCAATGAAAGGGTCCGGTAGGTAAGATTGGGGGTTCTGGATGTTGGATTGCTTGCGGTTAATCGTCTTCGCCCATCCGACGGCGCCGCGGAGGCCATTACCGAACACAAAAAGAATAGCCCACCTGTCATCCTCCAAACGAGGAGACGGGTGGGCTATTTCTCGTTCGCAGCAATCGGAGTAGAGGGGCGCTGCCAACCTAACCTTGTTGCTTGAACACCCGTGGCTCAGTCGTTGAGACCGACGCGATCGAAGATGCGGTCGACGTTGCGGATGTGATAGCTGGGGTCGAAGGCGTCCTCAATGTCGTCGGACGCGAGCACGTCGGTGATTTCCTCGGCCTCCGCGACAATATCTTGGAACGGCCGCTCTTCTTCCCAGGCCTGCATTGCGAGTGGCTGGACGCGGTCGTACGCCTCTTCGCGAGTGAGCCCCTTGTCGATCATCTTGAGCATCAGGCGCTGGCTGTTGTACAGCCCATACGTCATCTCCATGTTGGAGCGCATCCGCTCTTCCTTCACGACCAGGCGGTCGATGATGCCGGAAAAACGGCGGAGAGCGTAGTGCAGCAGCGTCGTCGCATCCGGCAGCACGACGCGTTCCACCGAGGAGTGGCTGATGTCGCGCTCGTGCCATAGCGCGACGTTCTCGTACTCGCTGACCATGTAGCCCCGCAGGAGCCGCGCGCACCCGCTGATATTTTCGGACCCGACTGGATTCCGCTTGTGTGGCATGGCGGAAGAGCCTTTCTGGCCCGAGCCGAACGATTCTTCGACCTCGCGGACCTCACTCCGCTGTAGGTGACGAATCTCGACCGCCATCTTCTCGAGCGTGGAGCCGATTCCTGCGATGACGCTGAGGTAGTTTGCGTGACGGTCGCGCGAAAGCACCTGCGTAGAAATCGGTGCGGGACGCAGGCCAAGCCGCTCGCAGGTCAGGCGCTCGACTTCGGGCGGAATGTGGGCGAACGTGCCCACGGCACCGGACAGCTTCCCGACGCGCATCTCTTCGGCCGCCTGCTCGAACCGCTCGCGCTGCCGCTTCATCTCGTCGTAGTACCGCGCCATCTTGAGCCCGAAGGTCGTCGGCTCCGCATGGACACCGTGCGTACGCCCCATTGTCAGCGTGTGCTTGTGCTCCTTGGCCTTTGACACCAGAGCCTCCAGCGTTCGATCAATCTGCGTGCGGAGCAGGCTGTTCGCCTTTTTCAGACGAACCATGTAGGCTGTGTCCACCACGTCGGTGCTCGTCAGGCCGTAATGCACCCACTTCTTCTCCGGTCCAAGCGTCTCACTCACTGCCCGCGTGAAGGCGACGACATCGTGCTTGGTCTCCTTCTCAATCTCGTGGATCCGATCGACGTCAAAGCTCGCTTCCGCGTACAGCGTCTCCACGTCTTCGGGCGGAATTGCGCCAATTTCCGACCATGCAGCACAGGCTGCAAGCTCCACATCCAGCCATGATTCGTATTGCTTCTCTTCACTCCAGAGGGCGCCCATCTCCGGGCGTGTATATCGATCGATCATTCAGACTCGGGGCGTTGTCAGCGACAGGCAAAAGGCGAGGGACGTACCGCTTCAAGGTAACGGACTCGCCGCCCCGAATGCCAACCTCAATTTGCAATCTGTGTGAGGAGATGCCCGTCCAAATAACGAAAGCAGGGTTCAAGACTCAGGTCCGAAACGCGGTGCATTTCACTACCAAAGTGAGTACGCCAGAAGCTTCATCCAAACGGATCATGCCGTTCCGAACTCACGAAACGGACGTGACACATGTACATTTTACCCATGTCGAGTTTATGAACGTACAGGAATTAAGCCGTGCCAAAGCTCGATGTTACAATTCTACTGTAGAATTATATAATTTCCGAGAATACAAAGATAATATTTTCATGAGTGTTAAGTGGCTGTTAGGCTTTTGTCCAGCAATCGTCAAGGATCGTCGGAGAAAAGGCGAAGTTCGCCCGGCGCGGCGTATTCATCGGAGAATGCGTCGTTATCCACCTCTTACGAACTAGTACGGATCTCTAATATGCAGAACCAGCTTACGAGAATATTTTTAGGGAGTGGTCTAGCTCTCCTTCTTGTCCTCGCAGGATGCGACACGTCCGGACCGCAAGTCGCCCCCTCGGATGAAGAAGCCCCTTCTACCCCGAATGTAATTTCGGGACAGTACATCGTCGTGCTTAGCGGCACACCGTCAAAATCAGCAACGGATGTTCGCTCGGTCGCGACCTCCCTGCTCGGGAAGTCCGGTCAGCTCGGCGCGGTGTACTCCAATGCGCTCGATGGATTCGTGGCTCGCGGACTGTCTGACGCCCAAGTTGAGCAGATTGAAAGCGATCCTCGCGTTGATTA from Longibacter salinarum includes the following:
- the purB gene encoding adenylosuccinate lyase, which translates into the protein MIDRYTRPEMGALWSEEKQYESWLDVELAACAAWSEIGAIPPEDVETLYAEASFDVDRIHEIEKETKHDVVAFTRAVSETLGPEKKWVHYGLTSTDVVDTAYMVRLKKANSLLRTQIDRTLEALVSKAKEHKHTLTMGRTHGVHAEPTTFGLKMARYYDEMKRQRERFEQAAEEMRVGKLSGAVGTFAHIPPEVERLTCERLGLRPAPISTQVLSRDRHANYLSVIAGIGSTLEKMAVEIRHLQRSEVREVEESFGSGQKGSSAMPHKRNPVGSENISGCARLLRGYMVSEYENVALWHERDISHSSVERVVLPDATTLLHYALRRFSGIIDRLVVKEERMRSNMEMTYGLYNSQRLMLKMIDKGLTREEAYDRVQPLAMQAWEEERPFQDIVAEAEEITDVLASDDIEDAFDPSYHIRNVDRIFDRVGLND